From Hydra vulgaris chromosome 07, alternate assembly HydraT2T_AEP, a single genomic window includes:
- the LOC100202150 gene encoding proton channel OtopLc gives MKHNDILTIKKLKLIMDGDQKHYNHDINNSVDNSQNSYVNNKQKNECTNKFFMLLMYLLEPILPSDGTKSDGRIASVVYLICLTTAGIVMNITAWLQNDSNIVGITTDHIDGFLITCILPALIWISYIFCKKNDRKTVDFISTLPHSHRPLMAGAYVFGAGSSVMDILHISFYLQCSSNISSLFFSLFKAVFILTQILFLRKFANATWHKSQNIRLVLFHILGTNICIWFRALFSHAELLFKSAEEAAPGHRFWCGADNVPMSRIWSISEPYLYPFTMEYSLIAGGMLYTMWSGMRDLDPDPQDIYIYDEIHNDAEGDDKDRNMKDFPDDSSGYLGSACSPSLSRSQSHISLYSRISNQSICKSCLEIHESHEITDTKKPSSDPGFLLGILLSILLFISVAFLWIDKDSFHALKFYYIYQITLHSITIVCLWMILKALQSQRPSWYPYKSDDSLLIVSFTGVFLYSGLSFTAAVTEIQYFEGIGIFSLVKSILVLIESMLQVTTIVKAMRFRPSLMTGTHEELVRQGALFLMTTNLALWGQDSFFELRNLSTTPVQTKLFGETAWRAITIFAYPLCIFFRFHSGACLFEVWSSFKQ, from the exons ATGAAACACAATGATATATTGACaatcaaaaaacttaaacttataATGGACGGTGACCAAAAGCATTACAACCATGATATTAACAATTCAGTAGATAATTCACAAAACAGTTAtgtaaataacaaacaaaaaaatgaatgcacaaacaaattttttatgcttCTTATGTATCTTCTGGAACCCATACTTCCATCTGACGGAACGAAATCCGACGGGCGTATTGCAAGCGTTGTCTATTTAATATGCTTAACGACAGCAGGGATTGTTATGAACATTACTGCATGGTTACAAAATGATTCCAATATTGTGGGCATAACAACCGATCACATTGACGGTTTTCTTATAACATGTATTCTACCTGCCTTAATTTGGATATcttatatattttgcaaaaaaaatgacCGTAAAACTGTTGACTTTATAAGCACATTACCGCATTCACATAGACCTTTAATGGCAGGAGCATATGTTTTCGGAGCCGGCAGTTCCGTTATGGACATTTTGCATATTTCTTTTTATCTGCAATGTTCTAGCAATATATCAAGTTTATTCTTTTCCCTTTTTAAAGCTGTATTTATACTAACTcagattctttttttaagaaaatttgcAAATGCTACTTGGCACAAATCGCAAAACATAAGGCTGGTGTTGTTTCATATTCTTGGAACAAATATATGCATTTGGTTTCGTGCTCTGTTCAGTCACGCCgaacttctttttaaatcaGCTGAAGAAGCAGCACCAGGTCATAGATTTTGGTGTGGTGCTGATAATGTACCAATGTCTAGGATATGGAGCATCAGTGAACCATATCTTTATCCTTTTACTATGGAATATTCACTTATTGCTg GCGGTATGTTGTATACAATGTGGAGTGGAATGAGAGATTTAGATCCTGATCCACAAGACATTTACATATATGATGAAATACATAACGACGCTGAAGGAGATGACAAAGATCGAAACATGAAAGATTTTCCCGACGATAGTTCTGGTTATCTTGGAAGTGCTTGCAGCCCATCGTTATCTCGATCCCAAAGCCACATTTCATTATACAGTCGAATTTCAAACCAATCTATTTGTAAATCATGTCTGGAAATTCACGAGTCACATGAGATTACAGATACAAAAAAACCATCTTCAGATCCAGGATTTCTTCTTGGAATATTGCTCtctattttgttgtttatttccGTAGCATTTCTTTGGATTGACAAGGATTCTTTCCAtgctttaaagttttattatatttaccaGATTACTCTTCATTCAATTACGATAGTTTGTTTATGGATGATTTTAAAAGCGCTTCAATCGCAGCGTCCTTCTTGGTATCCTTACAAATCGGACGATTCCCTCCTAATTGTATCATTTACTGGTGTTTTCTTATACTCTGGGTTAAGTTTCACCGCAGCAGTAACAGAAATACAATATTTTGAAGGAATTGGTATATTTTCTCTAGTTAAGTCTATATTAGTACTTATAGAATCAATGCTTCAAGTTACAACTATAGTTAAAGCCATGCGATTTAGACCGTCTTTAATGACAGGAACACACGAAGAGTTAGTAAGGCAAGgtgctttatttttaatgacaaCCAATCTTGCATTATGGGGTCAAGACTCGTTCTTTGAATTGCGAAATCTTTCAACAACACCTGTTCAGACAAAACTTTTTGGTGAAACTGCATGGCGCGCCATAACTATATTTGCTTACCCATTGTGTATATTTTTTCGATTTCATTCTGGAGCATGTCTTTTTGAAGTGTGGAGCTCTTTTAaacagtaa
- the LOC100204562 gene encoding oxidized purine nucleoside triphosphate hydrolase, protein MALKKDLTLVMIINENKKQVLLGMKKRGFGCGRWNGFGGKVIANESIEECAIRETFEECGLTIEIFNKIGIIIFEFDNDPVLLNVHVFRCDCYSGSITESDEMHPQWFNYSDIPFDQMWPDDYLWYPHLLKNEKFKGYFLFEGHDKILKEEVHLVDDI, encoded by the exons atggctttaaaaaaagatttaactttggtcatgataataaatgaaaataaaaaacaagttttacttGGAATGAAGAAACGAGGTTTTGGTTGTGGTCGTTGGAATGGGTTTGGTGGAAAA GTTATTGCAAATGAAAGTATTGAAGAATGTGCTATTCGTGAAACATTTGAAGAGTGTGGGTTAACTATTgagatatttaataaaattggtaTCATAATCTTTGAATTTGACAATGATCCTGTGCTACTGAATGTGCATGTTTTTCGTTGTGATTGTTATTCAGGATCAATAACAGAAAGTGATGAAATGCATCCACAGTGGTTTAACTATTCAGATATTCCTTTTGATCAAATGTGGCCTGATGACTATCTATGGTATCCACACTTGctcaaaaatgaaaagtttaaaggctattttttgtttgaaggTCATGATAAAATTCTGAAAGAAGAAGTGCATCTTGTAGATgacatttaa